A DNA window from Paenibacillus sp. HWE-109 contains the following coding sequences:
- a CDS encoding cadherin-like beta sandwich domain-containing protein: protein MLNAKKFVSTFMACTIACSVVYSSGAGFIPAAVASVIVDKPVPSVPAGRYEQSVNVTFTSTTSGAEVYYTLDGTLPDETSLKYTGTPILITESTNISVIALKDGVWSKAGTYGYIIKTSEKPLLKFAAMSDLHIGTNTPADKLSTKARYTSNFDVMSSIFKPDAIVIGGDLINDNFDGKGRDHAFVREVFQEQMARKGWEDMPVQIAIGNHDASVAEVKAGYPNEWFTSQSNGYYEKTIKDYSFFFLNANNYNGDTNQRNWLKGRLAALTSDPANLNKPIFITLHHPVKNTVMDGAQSANENLYADLKDFPQVIVLSGHSHLNINDDRSIYQKDFTAINLGSMSYVETESGYGAVTNEGLMANRNEFPVNQSEFIEVYEDRIEIERVEYNGDPGSIINGGKWEGIGREGAGTPPPYSSAGALAGKKWVVKLQGNSNAEIKSNFTYTTSNRNKTAPQFPANPEIKVLPGVSNVPVLSFRQAKDDQSMHHYEIKLLNQRTAETVKSFNVLSDYYFSPIPNKMNIPMADLDPATSYMINVTAVDVYGNKSTPVQTAYRTGGTAPGLTPIDPSTMWNGLVSDMKFEGNLDEDAPSVTGKAAQSGDVTFVTGKSGQAVEIAAGNANYVDMGDRSDLKFGNGNFTISFWHMGDLAGDQTVLANKNWNSGGNPGWYVGPATTKYMTLNMAAGGNRIDYSAQNVGIEWHYFTLSVDRTNKTASTYVDGVLKATKDISVLGTASLDTSFNIILGADGNKGNGGAEVTLDDLKIWKRALTATEAKALSDSYKEETTENLYNFNQLTSKIQEAEQFAAQIAGTTGLSLPVQVQNELTAQIAAAKSLAADSGATIIDQAYLDLIWALKAAQGAVVYTFLPKTNFSLQAYSSYAENDNDEAKNILDGQETTIWHSKYQAPADPFPHWVIIDMKNTNKISGIQRKSRTDQSYMAFPKTFELYASDHLADLNDPAFLGNAANKAAGTFGKTWTGMVYKDYVSLDKTLQGRYVKFVVTGTYDPNAIYTSMSEIDFTGEKAFSGDVALTELKVNGAAISGFTPEKLGYAIVVPYETTVATVSYSKADPAATVAVSGGENLVVGDNPVTVTVTAQDGTSKSIYTIVITRQPQPLSSDSSLIDLSVNGTVVSGFAGDKFDYAMSVPYETTVTNVTYTKANSAATVVVSGGQNLIVGDNPVTVKVTSQDGTSESTYTLVVTRQSQSASSNATLRDLQVNGVTVSGFAPDKLNYSMDVPYRSTVATVTYSVYHAAATAAVTGSSSLNVGSNVITVKVTAQDGTFKQYGIAINRSSNLESDPGPSNPSEPSTTPDKPKLPEDAVTIKDNDLKDDQSTVSVELPEGKNRLIIRVEQAEQFNGRTLQVQAPNVKLTVPWDLLKSASNLLPTPDDKAEVTVKIEPIAAAQAERTLQEASRKDNANYKLGGQMVDLSIFATNADGKQFALAKLEKPVTMTFPIPAGMNPKLAGIYEIKKDGSLVYLGGKRVNGNTAIEVGTDRLGQYAVLSLEKNYNDVTDKHWAFATIRELSAQHIVNGATDATFAPGKDISRAEFAALLARTLGLSSADTSPFGDVTAKDWYAKEAAAAYKAGIIAGNEQQAFEPNRSITREEMAVMLVRAYEHRTGSKLEASSAASSDASDISDWALPFVNSALKAKLLSGRQEGLFVPDEHTTRAEAAQAIYNLLK, encoded by the coding sequence ATGTTGAATGCCAAAAAATTCGTATCTACATTCATGGCGTGCACGATTGCTTGCTCGGTTGTATACTCATCGGGTGCAGGTTTCATCCCAGCTGCTGTTGCTTCTGTTATAGTCGACAAGCCAGTCCCCTCAGTGCCGGCTGGCCGCTATGAGCAATCAGTCAATGTTACATTTACCTCCACGACGTCAGGTGCAGAAGTCTATTATACGCTCGACGGCACATTGCCTGACGAAACCAGCCTCAAATATACTGGAACGCCGATTTTAATCACGGAATCAACGAACATTTCAGTTATTGCCCTGAAAGACGGTGTTTGGAGTAAAGCAGGGACTTACGGCTACATCATCAAAACATCTGAAAAACCACTGCTGAAATTTGCAGCGATGTCTGACCTTCATATCGGAACGAACACACCGGCGGATAAACTCAGTACGAAAGCACGGTACACCAGCAACTTTGATGTGATGTCTTCCATTTTCAAGCCGGATGCGATTGTTATCGGAGGCGATTTAATCAATGATAACTTCGATGGCAAAGGGCGTGATCATGCTTTTGTTCGCGAGGTTTTCCAGGAACAAATGGCACGAAAAGGCTGGGAAGATATGCCTGTACAGATTGCCATCGGCAACCATGACGCCAGCGTAGCAGAGGTCAAAGCTGGTTATCCGAATGAATGGTTCACGAGTCAGTCCAACGGGTATTACGAGAAGACAATTAAAGACTATTCTTTTTTCTTCTTGAACGCGAACAACTACAACGGTGACACGAATCAACGGAATTGGCTGAAGGGGCGACTGGCAGCGTTGACTAGCGATCCGGCAAACCTTAACAAGCCAATCTTTATTACTTTGCATCATCCGGTTAAAAATACAGTCATGGACGGCGCGCAGTCTGCAAATGAGAATTTGTATGCGGATTTAAAGGATTTTCCGCAAGTCATCGTCTTATCCGGCCACTCCCATTTGAATATTAACGATGATCGTTCCATTTACCAGAAAGACTTTACAGCGATCAATCTGGGATCTATGTCCTATGTAGAGACAGAGAGTGGGTACGGCGCTGTCACGAACGAAGGTTTAATGGCAAATCGCAATGAATTTCCTGTTAATCAATCGGAATTTATTGAGGTATACGAGGATCGCATAGAGATTGAGCGAGTGGAGTATAACGGCGATCCAGGCTCCATCATTAATGGAGGTAAGTGGGAAGGAATAGGGAGAGAAGGAGCGGGCACCCCGCCTCCGTACTCCAGCGCTGGGGCATTGGCAGGGAAGAAATGGGTTGTGAAGCTGCAAGGCAATTCCAATGCGGAAATTAAAAGCAACTTCACGTACACAACAAGCAACCGCAACAAAACAGCGCCTCAATTCCCGGCGAACCCCGAGATCAAAGTGCTGCCAGGAGTGAGTAACGTACCGGTGCTTTCTTTCCGACAAGCCAAAGACGATCAGTCCATGCATCACTATGAAATCAAACTGTTGAACCAGAGAACGGCTGAAACAGTGAAATCATTCAACGTTTTGTCGGATTATTACTTCTCGCCGATTCCGAATAAAATGAATATTCCGATGGCCGACTTGGATCCGGCAACCTCTTATATGATCAACGTAACAGCCGTGGATGTTTACGGCAACAAAAGCACTCCTGTGCAGACTGCCTACCGGACCGGAGGCACAGCGCCGGGATTGACACCGATAGACCCTTCTACAATGTGGAATGGGCTCGTGTCTGATATGAAATTCGAGGGTAATCTGGATGAGGATGCTCCAAGTGTAACCGGCAAAGCTGCTCAAAGCGGTGATGTCACTTTCGTCACAGGTAAATCCGGTCAAGCGGTCGAAATTGCAGCCGGCAATGCCAATTATGTGGATATGGGCGATAGATCCGACCTGAAGTTCGGAAATGGCAATTTCACAATCTCGTTCTGGCATATGGGCGATTTGGCCGGGGATCAGACGGTTCTCGCCAATAAAAACTGGAACTCGGGTGGAAATCCTGGCTGGTATGTCGGCCCTGCGACTACGAAATACATGACCCTTAACATGGCGGCTGGAGGCAATCGTATTGATTATTCCGCTCAAAATGTGGGAATAGAGTGGCATTACTTCACGTTATCTGTAGACAGAACGAACAAGACTGCCTCAACGTACGTGGACGGAGTTCTGAAGGCAACCAAGGACATCTCTGTATTAGGGACAGCCAGTTTGGATACTTCTTTTAATATTATTCTCGGAGCCGATGGCAATAAGGGAAATGGTGGAGCAGAAGTTACGCTGGATGATTTGAAAATCTGGAAGCGTGCTCTGACTGCAACGGAAGCCAAAGCGCTATCCGATTCTTATAAAGAAGAGACGACAGAGAATTTATACAATTTCAATCAATTGACGTCAAAAATTCAAGAAGCTGAGCAATTCGCAGCGCAAATTGCCGGGACAACAGGACTATCTCTTCCTGTGCAGGTGCAAAATGAGCTGACAGCTCAAATTGCTGCAGCCAAATCTTTGGCAGCGGATTCTGGTGCAACGATAATCGATCAGGCTTATCTGGATTTGATTTGGGCACTGAAAGCAGCGCAAGGTGCTGTCGTGTACACATTCTTACCGAAAACAAATTTCTCCCTGCAAGCATACAGTTCATATGCTGAAAATGACAATGATGAAGCAAAAAATATCCTGGACGGGCAAGAGACGACGATTTGGCATTCCAAGTATCAAGCACCAGCTGATCCTTTCCCGCACTGGGTCATTATCGATATGAAGAATACGAATAAGATCAGTGGTATTCAGAGAAAGAGCCGTACCGATCAATCATATATGGCATTCCCCAAAACGTTTGAATTGTACGCCTCGGATCATCTGGCTGATTTAAACGATCCTGCATTCTTGGGCAATGCGGCTAATAAAGCTGCCGGCACGTTCGGCAAGACTTGGACAGGCATGGTTTATAAGGATTATGTTTCTTTGGACAAAACACTGCAGGGCCGGTATGTGAAATTTGTTGTTACTGGAACCTATGATCCAAACGCAATCTATACCAGTATGAGCGAAATTGATTTTACTGGCGAAAAGGCTTTTAGTGGGGATGTGGCTTTAACGGAATTAAAAGTCAATGGCGCTGCGATCAGCGGCTTCACGCCGGAAAAGCTTGGCTATGCGATAGTGGTGCCGTATGAGACGACTGTGGCAACCGTGTCCTATTCGAAAGCGGACCCTGCTGCAACCGTAGCGGTGAGTGGCGGCGAGAATCTGGTTGTCGGTGATAATCCGGTTACCGTCACGGTGACGGCGCAAGACGGTACCAGCAAGAGTATTTATACTATTGTGATAACTAGGCAACCTCAACCGCTATCCTCCGACAGTTCTTTGATCGATCTGAGTGTGAACGGAACGGTGGTGAGTGGATTCGCAGGGGATAAGTTCGACTATGCGATGTCGGTACCCTATGAGACGACGGTTACAAATGTGACCTATACGAAAGCGAATTCTGCTGCAACCGTAGTGGTGAGTGGCGGCCAGAATTTGATCGTCGGTGATAATCCAGTCACCGTTAAGGTGACGTCGCAAGATGGTACCAGTGAAAGTACGTATACCCTAGTGGTAACCAGACAATCTCAATCGGCATCGTCCAACGCAACGCTGCGGGATCTGCAGGTGAATGGAGTGACAGTGAGCGGCTTTGCACCGGACAAGCTGAACTACTCCATGGATGTTCCTTACAGATCAACTGTTGCCACTGTGACTTATTCGGTTTATCATGCTGCAGCAACGGCCGCTGTCACAGGGAGCAGCAGCTTAAATGTTGGCTCCAATGTGATCACTGTTAAGGTGACGGCACAGGATGGCACGTTCAAGCAATATGGCATTGCAATAAATCGTTCGTCAAATTTAGAATCAGATCCAGGGCCATCCAATCCTTCAGAGCCATCGACAACGCCGGATAAGCCGAAGTTGCCAGAAGATGCAGTAACTATCAAGGACAATGACTTAAAGGACGATCAGTCAACCGTATCCGTCGAACTACCGGAAGGAAAGAATCGCCTGATTATTAGGGTGGAGCAGGCCGAGCAGTTTAACGGACGCACCTTGCAAGTTCAGGCACCGAACGTCAAACTGACCGTTCCTTGGGATCTGTTGAAATCCGCAAGCAATTTGCTGCCGACACCTGACGACAAGGCTGAGGTTACCGTGAAAATCGAACCGATTGCTGCAGCGCAAGCGGAGCGGACGCTCCAAGAAGCAAGCCGCAAAGACAATGCGAATTACAAGTTGGGCGGACAAATGGTCGACCTCTCGATCTTCGCGACCAACGCAGATGGCAAACAGTTTGCCTTGGCTAAGCTTGAGAAGCCTGTCACGATGACGTTCCCGATTCCTGCGGGAATGAATCCGAAACTGGCTGGCATCTACGAGATTAAGAAAGACGGAAGCCTTGTCTACTTGGGCGGAAAGCGTGTGAATGGAAATACCGCTATCGAAGTCGGAACGGATCGACTTGGCCAATACGCTGTGCTTTCTTTGGAGAAGAATTACAATGACGTGACGGATAAGCACTGGGCATTCGCGACAATTCGAGAGTTGTCAGCCCAGCATATCGTTAACGGGGCAACGGACGCAACCTTTGCGCCTGGCAAAGACATATCCCGCGCCGAGTTTGCAGCTTTGCTCGCCCGGACATTAGGACTTTCATCTGCTGATACGTCTCCGTTCGGTGATGTGACAGCGAAAGACTGGTATGCGAAGGAAGCGGCTGCTGCCTATAAAGCCGGCATTATTGCTGGCAATGAGCAGCAAGCTTTCGAACCGAATCGCAGCATCACCAGAGAAGAGATGGCCGTCATGCTCGTCCGTGCCTATGAGCACCGGACAGGATCGAAACTTGAGGCATCCTCAGCAGCAAGTTCAGATGCATCCGACATCAGCGATTGGGCTCTGCCTTTCGTGAATAGCGCTCTGAAAGCGAAGCTGCTCTCCGGCCGTCAAGAAGGGCTGTTCGTACCGGATGAACATACAACCCGTGCAGAAGCTGCACAAGCGATCTACAACCTGCTGAAATAG
- a CDS encoding MgtC/SapB family protein: MSHFVIKLGIALFLGMLIGIDRQLKHKPVGMKTNMVIAVASCLITLVSIESVSKFSIPGHTNMDPMRLAAQIVSGVGFLGAGVILRKSNDEISGLTTASMVWSASALGIATGAGYYLQAFVAVIFIILSVNLFPVLIKLIGPRSLKQRYLEVRIVFHESQDPNLIFQKLKELNMQVERVKVRDVEGSSNQLELKLLTYEKVQATDVYALLKSVEHVSFVEIESR, encoded by the coding sequence ATGTCTCACTTTGTTATCAAGCTAGGTATTGCTCTATTTCTTGGCATGCTGATTGGCATTGACCGACAGCTCAAGCATAAGCCTGTAGGCATGAAGACCAACATGGTCATTGCTGTTGCAAGCTGTTTGATTACGTTGGTCTCCATCGAGTCAGTAAGCAAGTTCTCCATTCCTGGCCACACCAACATGGATCCGATGCGGCTCGCTGCGCAAATCGTAAGCGGCGTAGGATTCTTGGGTGCAGGCGTTATTTTAAGAAAAAGCAATGACGAAATTTCCGGGTTGACCACAGCTTCGATGGTATGGTCAGCCTCTGCGCTGGGCATAGCAACGGGAGCCGGGTATTATCTCCAGGCTTTTGTAGCCGTGATCTTCATTATTCTGTCCGTTAATTTGTTCCCCGTCCTTATTAAGTTAATCGGTCCCCGTTCACTCAAGCAAAGATATTTGGAAGTAAGAATCGTTTTTCATGAAAGCCAGGATCCCAATCTAATCTTTCAAAAGTTGAAAGAATTAAACATGCAGGTCGAGCGGGTCAAAGTGAGAGATGTGGAAGGAAGCTCCAATCAGTTGGAATTGAAGTTGCTTACGTATGAAAAGGTACAGGCGACGGATGTCTATGCCTTATTGAAGTCAGTTGAACATGTTTCTTTTGTGGAAATAGAGAGCAGGTAA
- the ald gene encoding alanine dehydrogenase codes for MIIGVPKEIKNNENRVGITPAGVASFKQYGHEVWIEAGAGWGSGFANDDYIEAGAKIVPFAADAWSADMVLKVKEPLEDEYVYFREGLILFTYLHLAAESELTRALTDKKVIAIAYETIQLSNGSLPLLTPMSEVAGRMSIQIGAQFLEKSKGGKGILLGGVPGVAPAEVVIIGGGVVGTQAAKMAIGLGASVTLLDVNAERLRQLDDQFQGRLRTLMSHGSNIAEAVKKADLLIGAVLIPGSRAPRLVTEAVVKTMKPGSVIVDVAIDQGGSIETIDRITTHSNPTYVKHGVVHYAVANMPGAVAQTSTVALTNVTIGYGLQIANKGYREAGLQHKDLAKGFNTIEGKVTYKAVAEAQGYPYVEIDSVLKELSVSV; via the coding sequence ATGATTATTGGCGTACCGAAAGAAATTAAAAACAACGAGAATCGAGTGGGGATTACACCTGCGGGCGTTGCCTCTTTTAAACAGTATGGACACGAGGTTTGGATTGAAGCAGGCGCTGGTTGGGGGAGCGGGTTTGCAAACGATGATTATATAGAAGCAGGAGCCAAAATAGTGCCCTTCGCAGCGGATGCTTGGTCAGCGGATATGGTTCTTAAAGTAAAGGAACCGCTTGAAGACGAGTATGTGTATTTTCGGGAAGGATTAATTCTATTCACTTATTTGCATCTTGCGGCAGAATCCGAGTTGACCCGAGCGTTAACGGATAAGAAAGTGATAGCCATCGCCTATGAAACCATTCAATTGAGCAATGGGTCGCTGCCGCTTCTGACGCCGATGAGTGAAGTCGCTGGCCGGATGTCGATTCAAATCGGCGCCCAATTCCTCGAGAAGTCCAAAGGAGGAAAAGGAATTCTTCTAGGCGGTGTTCCTGGCGTAGCGCCAGCTGAAGTCGTCATTATTGGCGGCGGCGTGGTGGGGACGCAAGCGGCCAAAATGGCAATTGGCTTAGGCGCAAGCGTGACGCTGCTTGATGTGAATGCAGAGCGGCTGCGCCAGCTGGATGATCAATTTCAGGGTCGTCTGCGGACATTAATGTCGCATGGCAGCAATATTGCAGAAGCCGTTAAGAAAGCGGACCTTCTGATCGGTGCGGTACTGATTCCGGGCAGCCGCGCTCCGCGACTCGTGACAGAAGCTGTCGTGAAAACGATGAAGCCTGGTTCTGTTATCGTGGATGTAGCTATTGATCAAGGCGGATCGATTGAAACCATCGACCGGATTACAACGCATAGCAACCCGACCTACGTGAAGCACGGTGTTGTACATTATGCAGTTGCCAATATGCCTGGAGCGGTTGCACAGACATCCACAGTCGCATTAACGAACGTCACGATAGGCTATGGCTTGCAAATTGCGAATAAAGGCTATCGCGAAGCTGGATTGCAGCATAAAGATTTGGCCAAAGGTTTCAACACAATTGAAGGCAAGGTCACGTATAAAGCAGTTGCTGAAGCGCAGGGGTATCCCTATGTTGAGATCGATAGCGTTCTCAAAGAACTGTCTGTTTCCGTATAA
- the phnW gene encoding 2-aminoethylphosphonate--pyruvate transaminase → MEDNPYLLLTPGPLSTSKRVKAAMLKDWCTWDDDYNRIVQDIRTRLVRLATKEASFYSSVLMQGSGSFCVEAVIGSVIPQHGKILVMANGAYGQRMAHMAKMLNIPLVLLDNGEVAPPDLNQLESLLQEDADITHVAVVHCETTTGMLNPIEAVGRIAKKYNKTYIVDAMSSFGGIPMDIAELQIDFLISSANKCIQGVPGFGFVIAKIDELEKCAGWARSHSLDLYDQWDKMEHYNGKWRFTSPTHVVRAFYEALKELADEGGITARYNRYKTSQRALVKGMKLLGFETLLPEQLQSPIITSFLYPESEAFQFQTLYEKLKRKGFVIYPGKITNANTFRIGNIGEVQVDDMIRLVDAIQQEKFWT, encoded by the coding sequence ATCGAAGACAACCCGTATTTACTTCTGACGCCAGGACCGCTTTCCACTAGCAAAAGGGTAAAGGCGGCTATGCTGAAAGACTGGTGTACATGGGATGATGACTATAATCGAATTGTCCAGGATATTCGGACCAGACTTGTCCGACTAGCGACCAAGGAGGCCTCGTTCTATTCCTCCGTTCTGATGCAAGGCAGCGGGTCATTTTGCGTGGAAGCTGTTATCGGAAGCGTTATTCCGCAGCATGGTAAAATCCTCGTTATGGCCAATGGCGCATATGGCCAGCGGATGGCGCATATGGCCAAAATGCTGAATATTCCGCTCGTCCTCTTGGATAACGGAGAGGTTGCTCCTCCCGATTTGAATCAATTGGAGTCCTTGCTGCAAGAAGATGCGGATATTACGCATGTAGCTGTTGTTCATTGCGAAACGACGACAGGCATGTTAAACCCGATTGAAGCTGTAGGCCGCATAGCAAAAAAATATAACAAAACCTATATTGTAGATGCCATGAGCTCCTTTGGCGGAATTCCAATGGATATAGCGGAGCTGCAAATTGATTTCCTGATCAGCAGCGCGAACAAGTGCATCCAAGGTGTGCCTGGATTCGGCTTCGTTATCGCCAAGATCGATGAATTGGAAAAGTGCGCAGGCTGGGCCCGTTCACATTCTCTGGATTTGTACGATCAATGGGACAAAATGGAACATTATAACGGCAAATGGCGGTTCACCTCTCCGACTCATGTCGTCCGTGCCTTCTACGAAGCTCTGAAAGAACTGGCAGATGAAGGCGGCATAACCGCCAGATACAATCGATACAAAACTAGTCAGCGAGCGCTCGTCAAAGGAATGAAACTGCTCGGTTTCGAAACGCTGCTGCCGGAGCAGTTGCAGTCTCCAATCATCACATCCTTCTTATATCCCGAAAGCGAAGCTTTCCAGTTCCAAACGTTATATGAGAAATTGAAGCGCAAAGGCTTTGTTATTTATCCGGGGAAAATTACGAATGCGAATACGTTTCGGATCGGTAACATCGGAGAAGTACAGGTAGACGATATGATTCGTCTTGTGGATGCGATTCAGCAAGAAAAGTTTTGGACATAA